The window AGCTGAACGAACTGTCCTGGCTTAAAGGTCCAGTTCTCGGCTATCTCTTGATCTTCAAACCTGAACAGAAATAGCTTCTCTGTTTCTGTTAAACGGTACACTCTGAGAACCTTGACCCTGTCAAGGGCGTAGGGATTGTCGTGACACATGCAGACGTGAGCCTCGTTCATATGTCTTCACCTCTAATGTTGTTGGCATATGCAAAACCTTTCTTTGGAATTTCCTCGCTCAGCTTTGACGGGCAGGATGCATCCTCCAATCCAGCTATAATTCTGAGGTTCTTCACGAAATCAATGCCCGCCGGACAGAAGGCAGTACATCTTCCACAGCCCACACAGAAGTTAATTCCAAGTGTCCAGTGGAAGGACATCTTACAGAGATAGCGGTTTATGAAGCGGTCCTTCTTCGTCGGCCTGAAGTTGTGGCCGCCCGCGACCAGTCCGTGGCTCCTGAACTTACACGAGTCCCAGCGCCTTTCCCTGTATCCCGTGTCTCCGTCGAGGTTGACGATGTCCTGAACCTCATAGCAGCGGCAGGTCGGACACACCGTGCTGCAGTTGCCGCAGGCGAAGCACTTCTCGGCCTCTTTCTCCCAGAGGGGGTGCTCCATCTCCAGCTCGAGGAGGTAGTGGATGTTGTCCCACTCCTCATGATACCTAAAAGCCTGGGCGCGCTTCCTCTCGAACTCTCTGAAGTTGCAGATGTCCTCCTGTGCGACTTCAGTGAAGAGCTTGATGTTCTTGTCGACTATCCTATGACCGGTGGGGGTCCCTATCCTTATCAGCCAGCCGTCAGGGAGCTCGTGGAAGAACAGATCAAAGCCGTCGTGCTCGAAGTCCGTCCTGAGCAGGTTGCAGAAGCAGTACTCGTCGGGCATACAGCTTATACCGATGATTATGCCTTTTTCACGCCTGACTTTGTAGTACTTGTCTGGGTACTCATCCAGATATACGCTGTCGAGTATCTTCAGACCGTAGATGTCGCAGGCGTGGAGACCGAAGAGGACGAAGGGCTCGACTTCGGGGATTACTTCCCTATACTCTGCTTTTGAGATGCTGAACTCGAACATCTTCTCCCTTGGTGCGAAGAAGAACTTCTTCGGCGGCATCAGGGTTCTCGTGTAGTTGAATTCAATCTTTCTGACGTCGTCAATTTCTCTAAAATCATAGAACTGATCGGAAATTTTCACTGGGGCGTACAGCTTTCCGAGGTTTTTTAGTCTTTCTAAAAATTCATATGTATTTTCTTTTGGAAGCTTGACGTATCTCATATTACCACCCCCCCAATGGACATAAACTTACGCGTGCTCATGTTTGTTCCCTCAGTCTCGGCTTGGTAGATAGATAAAAAAGCGTTTTTAAACCCGGAAATTGTAAACCAAAGGTTAAAACTCTTTTGTTTAGTTAGAATTTTAGAGATAACAAAAATGTTAGACGTAATGATGTCCCTTTTAGCGGTTCCGAGAACAATATAAACCATTATAACCCATTCCAAGCCACTATAGTCGTATAAAGTTCCTAATCAACTAATGAAGCAGTGTTGAACCTTTAGTTTGGAAAAGGCCGTTAAAAAAACGTTTTTAAGCAAATTCATTTAACACCTGAATGAACATCTTGGGACATTTAATGTAGGGTGGTGGGTATGGCACAGAATAATTCACTCGTGCTGTATGATGTTCATGAGACCGTGGATGTGTGCTCAAACGTTGGCTGTGTTAAGACCAAGGCCACTCCATCAAGGCTGCTCTTTGCGGGTTTCATGGCTGGTGCATACATAGCCTTTGGATTCATTTTTGCCATAGTCGCTAGTGCAAGCTTCCATCCAAAGCTGGGCACTTTCCCAAACCTATCTCTCTTCAAGCTGCTTCTGGGTGCAGTTTTCCCAGTCGGTCTCATAGCCGTCCTTCTTGGCGGTGCGGACCTCTGGACGGGCAACGCCCATATAGTAACACTTTCGAAAATGACGGGCAGGGCGAGCGTTAAGGATGTGCTCTACAACTGGATCGGCAGCTACACAGGCAATTTCGTAGGCTCGGTCTTCTTGGCATTCTTGGCAGTTTACGGAACGGGGCTCATGGCAGGTGGTTTGTTCAAGGACGTTCTGATAGGCATTGGCAACTACAAAGTGGCGCTCACCCCATGGAAGGCCCTCTGGCTGGGAATAGGCTGTAACTGGCTTGTGAACGTGGCGATATGGCTCTACATTCGCGCCAAAGACACTGCCGGGAAGGTAATCGTAACCTGGTTCCCGATCTTCGCCTTCGTTGCCATAGGTTTTGAGCACAGCATAGCCAATATGTGGGCCATAAGCGCCAGCATATTTGCCTCGGACGGTGCGATAAGCTGGGTCCAGTTCTTCCACAACATAATCCCAGTCACGATAGGAAATGCCATCGGAGGCTTCCTCTTTGTGGGCTTCTACCACTGGTACCTCGCTGACGGTAGAAATGCCATTAAAGAGCTGATTGACTTTGTCGAGGTGCTGGCACTCTTCGTCTTTATCATGGTGCTTATCCCAGCGGGAATAGCCTACGCCCTCAGCGGTCTCGGAAACATTGCCACATGGCTTGTGCCACTCATCATAAGTGTCTATGGAGTTGTGATGACGTATTTAGTAAGGAGAGCGCTGTGAAGGTTCAAAATGAAGATAGGGCGGTGGTGCGGATGGAGGAGTTTAAGATTGGCCTGTGCCCATACTGTGGGATGGGGTGCAGGTTTTACATAAAGACTCTTAACGGGCAGCCCATAGGAATAGAGCCGTATCCCGGTGGTGTTAATGAAGGAAAGCTCTGTCCAAAGGGTGTCGCCGCCGTTGACTTCCTCAGACACAAAGATAGGCTGAAAAAGCCGCTCAAGAGAACTGAAAACGGCTTCGTCGAGATAAGCTGGGAACAGGCGATAAAGGAGATTGCTGAAAAGCTTCTGGAGATACGCGAGAAGTACGGGCCGGATACGTTAGGCTTCTTCTCAAGTGCCCGTTGTTCCAACGAGGAGAACTACCTCCTGCAGAAAATAGCCCGCCTTCTGGGCACCAACAACGTCGACCACTGCGCGAGGCTCTGTCACGCCTCAACGGTCGTCGGTCTTGCTCAGACGGTTGGCGCTGCCGCTCAGAGCGGCTCCTACACGGACATACCCAAGGCTAAGGTACTCCTGATATGGGGATACAACCCGTCAGAAACCCACCCGGTTCTCATGCGCTACATCCTCCGCGCGAGGGACAACGGGGCCAAGATAATCGTCGTAGATCCGAGGAAGACGAGGACTGTCTGGTTCGCCGATATGCACCTCCAGCTTAAGCCTGGAACGGACATAGTCCTAGCCAACGCCATGATGCACGTCATCATTGAAGAAAGGCTCTATGACAGGGAGTTCATCATGAACCGGACGAAGGGCTTTGAGAAGCTCATAGCAGCTGTCCAGAAGTACACGCCAGAATACGCCGAGGAAATAACCGGTGTTCCCGCCAAGCTCATCAGAGAAGCCGCTATAACCTTTGCTACTGCCGGACGGGGCATCGTGATGTGGGCAATGGGACTGACGCAGCACGTCACTGGGGCGGCCAACGTTAAGGCCCTCGCTGATCTGGCTCTGATCTGTGGCTACGTCGGAAGAGAAGGAACAGGTCTCTTCCCGATGCGCGGTCAGAACAATGTTCAGGGAGCATGTGACATGGCAGCCTTGCCAAACGTCTTTCCAGGCTATCAGAAGGTAACTGACGACGAGAAGAGGAAGCACGTGGCGGAAATTTGGGGCGTTGAAGATCTGCCCTCGAAGCCGGGCCTTACTATTCCAGAGATGATTGATGCGGCTGCTAAAGGCGAGTTGAAGGCACTCTACATAATGGGCGAGAATCCGGTCATGAGCGATCCGAACACGAAGCACGTTATCGAGGCTCTCAAGAACCTCGAACTTCTCGTTGTTCAGGATATATTCCTCACCGAAACGGCCGAGCTGGCTCACTACGTGCTCCCAGCAGCCGCATACGCCGAGAAGGAAGGATCATTCACCGCGAGCGAGAGGCGCGTCCAGTGGAACTTCAAGGCGATTGAGCCGCCAGGAGAAGCCAAACCGGACTGGGAGATACTGACGATGCTTGGAAAGGCTCTCGGCCTGCCAAAGTTCGACTACTCAGACGTTGAAGATATTACGAGGGAGATAACCCTCGTTGCTCCGCAGTACCGTGGGATAACCCCCGAGAGGCTCAAGCGAGAGGTTATGGGTGTGCAGTGGCCGTGCCCGAGCGAGGATCATCCTGGAACGCCGAGGCTGCACGTCGAGCGCTTCGCCACCCCCGACGGAAAGGCCAACATAATCCCCGTAGAGTTCAAGCCACCTGCAGAAGAGCCCGATGAGGAGTACCCATTCATACTGACGACATTCCGCATCGTCGGCCAGTACCACACACTCACGATGAGTAACAGGAGTGAAAGCTTGAAGAAGCGCTGGTCCAGCCCGTACGCCCAGATAAGTCCGGAAGATGCAAAGAAGCTGGGTATACAGGATGGTGAAATGATAAGGATAGTTACGAGACGTGGAAGCTACACCTGCAGGGCGGTCGTTACTGAAGATGTCTCGGAAGGGGTGATCGCAGTTCCGTGGCACTGGGGGGCCAATATACTCACGAACGATGTCCTCGATCCAGAAGCAAAGATTCCCGAGCTGAAGGTGGCCGCATGTAGGGTGGAGAAGATTGGGGGGTGCTGAAGATGGAGAAAAAGCTGTTCATAAACCTCGGGCGCTGCATTGCCTGCCGCGCCTGCGAGGTGGCCTGTGAGAAGGAGCACGGAATTTCATTCATCACGGTCTATGAGTTCAGGGACATAGCGGTTCCCCTCAACTGCCGCCACTGTGAGAAGGCTCCGTGTATCGAAGTCTGCCCGACGAAGGCCATCTATCGCGACGAAGATGGCGCAGTTGTGATAGACGAGTCCAAGTGTATCGGCTGCTACATGTGTTCGGCCGTCTGCCCCTACGCGATTCCGATAGTTGACCCGATAAAGGAGCTGGCTGTGAAGTGTGACCTATGTGCCGAAAGAAGGAAGGAGGGCAGAGATCCGCTCTGCGCTGCGGTCTGTCCCACCGATGCGATAATCTACGCTGACCTCAACGAGCTGATGGAAGAGAAGAGGAGGCGCAAGGCCGAGCGCATCGTCGAAGCCCAGAGGAAGGCGGTCGAAACGCTCGCCTACTTCGGGTGATGACGGTGCTGAAGGTGGAGCTCTGTGTGGGGTGTGGGGTTTGTGCAAAGGCCTGCCCCCACTCGGCCATTTCAGTTTTTGAAGATAGTGTGAGGAGGATAGTCTTCGACCCGAAGAAATGCGAAGAATGCTCCTTTGAGTGCAACGAAGCCTGCCCAACGGGGGCGCTGGAAGGGAAGTCAGACAAAAGGGAGCTGGTCTTTGAGTTTGCCTACTGTGCCATCTGCGGGAAAAGGCTCAACATCGTGAAGGAAGAAGCCGAATATCTTGCAAAAAAGCTGATTGAGCTGGGTGAAAACCCTGAGATTGCCTTTCTCTGTGATGACTGCAAGAGGAAAAGGCTGTTTGGCGTTGCCAACAAATATGAGGCTTACCTGGGGTGATGAGTATGAGCGGGATGAGGTTTGCGTTCCTGTGTAGGGAAAGACCAGAACCAACTGGGAAGAAGATAGCCGTTATCGGAGCCGGACCGGCAGGCTTGGCGGCAACTGGCTACCTTGTCTGTCAGGGTCATGAGGTTCATGTTTACGACAAGTTGCCGGAGCCTGGAGGATTAATGCTATTTGGCATACCAGAGTTCAGGATTCCAATATACCGCGTTAGAGAAGGCTATGAAGAATTAGAAAGGGTCTACAATGTCAAGTTCTTCACCAGAACCAAAGTGTACTTCGGGAATCTGGAAGGAGAATCAGGAGACGAGTTCGTTGAGAACAGGGTAGACTTCAAGGAACTCGTGGAGAAGTACGATGCGGTACTAATAGCAACAGGAACGTGGAAGTGCTGGATTCCAAACATTGAGGGAGCGGAGCTTGAGGGTGTCTTCCCGGCCCTCGAGTATCTCTTTAGGATAAAGAGCGCCAAGCTCGGCCACATGGATTGGGGCAAGGTCACACCAGTGGAGGGCAAGAAAGTGCTGGTCGTTGGTGCCGGCCACACAGCCGTCGATGCCGCATTGGAGAGCGTTCTCCTCGGAGCGGATAAGGTGTACCTCAGTTACCGCAGGACGATAAGGGAGGCTCCTGCGGGGGCCTACGAGATTAACCTCCTCCAGCAGAGGGGTGTGAAGTGGCTGGAGAGGACGATGCCGGTCAGGATAATAGGTGAGAACGGAAAGGTCAGAGCTGTGGAGCTGGTGAAGACCAAGCTCAGTGAACCCGACGAGAGCGGCAGGAGGAGACCTGTTCCAATAGAAGGTTCGAACTTCCAGATAGACGTGGATTATGTCATCTTCGCCGTCGGTCAGAGCCCCACTCCACCCTTCGCAGAAGAGATCGATATAGCCGTCGATAAGAAGGGCAGGATCGTAGTTGATAACAGGCACATGACGAGCAGGGAAGGTGTTTTCGCCGCAGGAGACGTCGTTTTAGGCCCGTCAAAGGTTGGTAAGGCTGTTAAGGATGGCCTGTATGCTGCTGAGGCCATGCACATGTGGCTGATGGGGAGGTGATGGGAATGACGAGGAGAATCCTTCACGTTGATTACAGCCTTTGTATTGGCTGTGAGACGTGTGAGGCAGTCTGTGACTTCCTCCACGGTGGCAAGCCCAACATAAGGATTTACTACACTGTCACCGGACTTCCGATTCCAATAAACTGCCGCCACTGCGAGAGGGCACCCTGTATGGACGTCTGTCCTGCAGGTGCAATTTACCGCGACAGCGACGGAGCCATCATAATAAACCCTGACAAGTGCATAGGCTGCTACATGTGTCTTGCCGTCTGTCCATTTGGCGTGCCGAGCTTTGACGTCAAGACTAAGGCAGTCACGAAGTGCGATATGTGTGCCGACAGGAGAAGGCTTGGCATGGAACCTGCCTGCGCCGAGATGTGTCCCGCAGAGGCAATATTCTTTGGAAAGCCCGAAGAGGTCGAGGACAGGATAAGACGCAGGACTGCCGAGAGGATAGCACGCGAGAGGATAGCTGCCGTAGACATGGAAGGT of the Thermococcus onnurineus NA1 genome contains:
- the hydB gene encoding NADPH-dependent hydrogenase/sulfhydrogenase 1 subunit beta, whose protein sequence is MRYVKLPKENTYEFLERLKNLGKLYAPVKISDQFYDFREIDDVRKIEFNYTRTLMPPKKFFFAPREKMFEFSISKAEYREVIPEVEPFVLFGLHACDIYGLKILDSVYLDEYPDKYYKVRREKGIIIGISCMPDEYCFCNLLRTDFEHDGFDLFFHELPDGWLIRIGTPTGHRIVDKNIKLFTEVAQEDICNFREFERKRAQAFRYHEEWDNIHYLLELEMEHPLWEKEAEKCFACGNCSTVCPTCRCYEVQDIVNLDGDTGYRERRWDSCKFRSHGLVAGGHNFRPTKKDRFINRYLCKMSFHWTLGINFCVGCGRCTAFCPAGIDFVKNLRIIAGLEDASCPSKLSEEIPKKGFAYANNIRGEDI
- a CDS encoding formate/nitrite transporter family protein, coding for MAQNNSLVLYDVHETVDVCSNVGCVKTKATPSRLLFAGFMAGAYIAFGFIFAIVASASFHPKLGTFPNLSLFKLLLGAVFPVGLIAVLLGGADLWTGNAHIVTLSKMTGRASVKDVLYNWIGSYTGNFVGSVFLAFLAVYGTGLMAGGLFKDVLIGIGNYKVALTPWKALWLGIGCNWLVNVAIWLYIRAKDTAGKVIVTWFPIFAFVAIGFEHSIANMWAISASIFASDGAISWVQFFHNIIPVTIGNAIGGFLFVGFYHWYLADGRNAIKELIDFVEVLALFVFIMVLIPAGIAYALSGLGNIATWLVPLIISVYGVVMTYLVRRAL
- the fdhF gene encoding formate dehydrogenase subunit alpha; its protein translation is MEEFKIGLCPYCGMGCRFYIKTLNGQPIGIEPYPGGVNEGKLCPKGVAAVDFLRHKDRLKKPLKRTENGFVEISWEQAIKEIAEKLLEIREKYGPDTLGFFSSARCSNEENYLLQKIARLLGTNNVDHCARLCHASTVVGLAQTVGAAAQSGSYTDIPKAKVLLIWGYNPSETHPVLMRYILRARDNGAKIIVVDPRKTRTVWFADMHLQLKPGTDIVLANAMMHVIIEERLYDREFIMNRTKGFEKLIAAVQKYTPEYAEEITGVPAKLIREAAITFATAGRGIVMWAMGLTQHVTGAANVKALADLALICGYVGREGTGLFPMRGQNNVQGACDMAALPNVFPGYQKVTDDEKRKHVAEIWGVEDLPSKPGLTIPEMIDAAAKGELKALYIMGENPVMSDPNTKHVIEALKNLELLVVQDIFLTETAELAHYVLPAAAYAEKEGSFTASERRVQWNFKAIEPPGEAKPDWEILTMLGKALGLPKFDYSDVEDITREITLVAPQYRGITPERLKREVMGVQWPCPSEDHPGTPRLHVERFATPDGKANIIPVEFKPPAEEPDEEYPFILTTFRIVGQYHTLTMSNRSESLKKRWSSPYAQISPEDAKKLGIQDGEMIRIVTRRGSYTCRAVVTEDVSEGVIAVPWHWGANILTNDVLDPEAKIPELKVAACRVEKIGGC
- a CDS encoding 4Fe-4S dicluster domain-containing protein, with the protein product MEKKLFINLGRCIACRACEVACEKEHGISFITVYEFRDIAVPLNCRHCEKAPCIEVCPTKAIYRDEDGAVVIDESKCIGCYMCSAVCPYAIPIVDPIKELAVKCDLCAERRKEGRDPLCAAVCPTDAIIYADLNELMEEKRRRKAERIVEAQRKAVETLAYFG
- a CDS encoding 4Fe-4S dicluster domain-containing protein, whose protein sequence is MTVLKVELCVGCGVCAKACPHSAISVFEDSVRRIVFDPKKCEECSFECNEACPTGALEGKSDKRELVFEFAYCAICGKRLNIVKEEAEYLAKKLIELGENPEIAFLCDDCKRKRLFGVANKYEAYLG
- a CDS encoding FAD-dependent oxidoreductase produces the protein MSGMRFAFLCRERPEPTGKKIAVIGAGPAGLAATGYLVCQGHEVHVYDKLPEPGGLMLFGIPEFRIPIYRVREGYEELERVYNVKFFTRTKVYFGNLEGESGDEFVENRVDFKELVEKYDAVLIATGTWKCWIPNIEGAELEGVFPALEYLFRIKSAKLGHMDWGKVTPVEGKKVLVVGAGHTAVDAALESVLLGADKVYLSYRRTIREAPAGAYEINLLQQRGVKWLERTMPVRIIGENGKVRAVELVKTKLSEPDESGRRRPVPIEGSNFQIDVDYVIFAVGQSPTPPFAEEIDIAVDKKGRIVVDNRHMTSREGVFAAGDVVLGPSKVGKAVKDGLYAAEAMHMWLMGR
- a CDS encoding 4Fe-4S dicluster domain-containing protein, with product MTRRILHVDYSLCIGCETCEAVCDFLHGGKPNIRIYYTVTGLPIPINCRHCERAPCMDVCPAGAIYRDSDGAIIINPDKCIGCYMCLAVCPFGVPSFDVKTKAVTKCDMCADRRRLGMEPACAEMCPAEAIFFGKPEEVEDRIRRRTAERIARERIAAVDMEGVGRML